In Syntrophales bacterium, a single window of DNA contains:
- the tolQ gene encoding protein TolQ has protein sequence MSPAAAAAGSTFHGTLLGMILGAGLMVQFVLVLLLLFSVVSWAIIFMKYRQFRKVKRDNEAFLESYSNSRRLSEVYPLAKKHTDSTLAGVFLSGYEELGRVGKMGSDSSGSEASPVSIERRGVDHVERALGQALGMEGAKLESAIGFLATTGSASPFIGLFGTVWGIMDTFKGIGARGSATLAVVAPGISEALIATAAGLAAAIPAVIFYNYYVNRVRGMTQDMEHFASEFLNLVDRHSGRS, from the coding sequence ATGTCCCCTGCCGCCGCCGCCGCGGGAAGCACATTTCATGGTACCCTTCTCGGAATGATCCTGGGCGCGGGACTGATGGTGCAATTTGTCCTCGTCCTTCTCCTTTTGTTCTCCGTTGTTTCGTGGGCCATCATTTTCATGAAGTACCGCCAGTTCAGAAAAGTTAAAAGGGATAATGAGGCTTTTCTGGAGAGTTACAGCAACAGCCGCCGCCTCTCGGAGGTTTACCCCCTGGCGAAGAAGCACACCGATTCCACCCTGGCGGGGGTCTTTCTGTCGGGATACGAGGAGTTGGGCCGGGTTGGCAAGATGGGTTCCGATTCGTCGGGTTCCGAAGCCTCTCCCGTATCGATCGAACGGCGCGGGGTCGATCACGTGGAGCGTGCCCTGGGGCAGGCCCTGGGCATGGAGGGCGCAAAGCTGGAGAGTGCCATCGGATTCCTGGCCACGACCGGGAGTGCCAGCCCCTTCATCGGACTGTTCGGCACCGTCTGGGGGATCATGGACACTTTCAAGGGAATCGGAGCCCGCGGATCGGCGACACTCGCCGTCGTCGCACCGGGCATCTCGGAGGCCCTCATCGCTACGGCGGCCGGTCTGGCGGCGGCCATCCCGGCGGTCATTTTCTACAATTATTACGTGAACCGCGTTCGAGGCATGACCCAGGACATGGAGCACTTCGCCTCGGAGTTCCTGAACCTGGTGGACCGTCATTCCGGGAGATCCTGA
- the lysS gene encoding lysine--tRNA ligase, which yields MEESELLKIRREKVAELAARGIDPYPNGIRVGDTAAALTERFGALDKDAFQGIEETFSLGGRIMAIRDFGKGAFVSLQDRTGRIQGFIRRDAVGPEAFDLFKSLDVGDIVSLSGRIMKSRTGELTIEARELRLLAKAVRPLPEKWHGLTDIETRYRQRHLDLIANPESREVFIKRSRIIRLVRRFMDDHDFLEVETPMMQPRAGGAAARPFKTFHNALGMDLFLRIAPELYLKRLVTGGLERVYEINRNFRNEGVSTFHNPEFTMMEFYQAYATFEDLMDFTEELFVFIAGNLFGGTRFPYQGTDVDMTPPWRRVRVRDAVMESLGVDRETLEDPSRIASFARSLGIEIKDGDPAGKILMAVFEEKVEAGLVQPTFVTHYPVEVSPLSRRNNDEPSLVDRFELYICGKEIANAFSELNDPADQRERFLQQLREREAGDEEAHEMDEDYVRVLEYGMPPTAGEGIGIDRLVMLFTDSASIRDVILYPQMRQKDA from the coding sequence ATGGAAGAAAGCGAACTTCTGAAGATACGACGGGAGAAGGTGGCCGAACTGGCCGCCCGGGGAATCGATCCGTACCCCAACGGGATCCGGGTGGGCGACACCGCCGCGGCGCTTACCGAACGATTCGGAGCCCTGGACAAGGATGCCTTTCAGGGAATCGAGGAAACATTCAGCCTGGGGGGCCGGATCATGGCCATCCGGGACTTCGGCAAGGGTGCCTTCGTGTCCCTCCAGGACCGGACCGGCAGGATCCAGGGGTTCATCCGCCGGGACGCCGTCGGGCCCGAGGCCTTCGACCTCTTCAAGTCGCTCGACGTCGGCGATATCGTCTCTCTCTCCGGCAGGATCATGAAGAGCCGGACGGGAGAACTGACCATCGAGGCGAGGGAGCTGCGGCTCCTTGCCAAGGCCGTGCGGCCCCTTCCGGAGAAATGGCACGGCCTGACGGACATCGAGACCCGCTACCGGCAGCGCCACCTGGACCTGATTGCCAATCCGGAATCGCGCGAGGTTTTCATCAAGAGGAGCCGGATCATCCGCCTGGTCCGCCGCTTCATGGACGACCACGATTTCCTGGAGGTAGAAACGCCCATGATGCAGCCCCGGGCCGGAGGAGCCGCCGCCCGCCCCTTCAAGACCTTCCACAACGCCCTGGGAATGGACCTGTTTCTCCGCATCGCCCCGGAGCTCTATCTCAAGCGGCTGGTTACGGGGGGACTGGAACGGGTTTACGAAATCAACCGGAACTTCCGCAACGAAGGCGTTTCCACCTTCCACAATCCCGAGTTCACCATGATGGAATTCTACCAGGCCTACGCCACCTTCGAAGACCTGATGGACTTCACGGAGGAGCTGTTTGTCTTCATCGCCGGGAACCTCTTCGGCGGAACCCGCTTCCCGTATCAGGGAACGGACGTGGACATGACCCCTCCCTGGCGCCGGGTGCGCGTCCGGGACGCCGTCATGGAGAGCCTCGGCGTGGATCGGGAAACCCTGGAGGATCCCTCCCGGATTGCTTCCTTCGCCCGGTCGCTTGGAATCGAGATCAAAGACGGCGATCCCGCCGGCAAGATTCTCATGGCCGTCTTCGAGGAAAAGGTGGAGGCAGGCCTGGTTCAGCCGACTTTCGTGACCCATTACCCCGTGGAGGTCTCTCCTTTGTCCCGCCGGAACAACGACGAGCCGTCGCTGGTGGACCGGTTTGAGCTGTACATCTGCGGGAAGGAGATCGCCAATGCCTTCTCCGAGCTCAACGATCCCGCCGACCAGCGGGAGCGGTTTCTCCAGCAGTTGCGGGAGCGGGAGGCCGGCGACGAAGAGGCCCACGAAATGGACGAAGACTATGTCCGGGTCCTGGAATACGGCATGCCCCCGACGGCGGGGGAGGGAATCGGGATCGACCGGCTCGTCATGCTCTTCACGGATTCGGCCTCCATCCGGGACGTGATCCTGTATCCCCAGATGCGCCAGAAAGACGCCTGA
- a CDS encoding lipoprotein-releasing ABC transporter permease subunit has protein sequence MPYESYISLRYLRAKRKQVFVSVITLISITGIFLGVAALIVVLAVMNGFETDLRNKILGINSHAVIMQYTGPMQNYRTVQEAVNSTPGVVASTPFIYSQAMLKNGDGISGVVLRGLSPEDAFRVISLGKMKEGSVEALLPDRRNAAAIPRDRADLPGILVGKELAKHLGLYLYETVSVISPMGTSTPMGMVPRMKRFLVVGIFESGFYEYDSTLAYLSLKDCQAFLGMDDRVTGVEVKVKDIYRAAEIAKNIEKKLGFPYWARNWMEMNKNLFAALRLEKKVMFIILSLIVLVATFNIITTLIMVVMEKNKDIAILKSMGATSRSIMKIFILQGVTIGFIGTILGCAGGLLLAWNIEPVSSFIERLFGFKILPGEVYYLSELPSRVNYSDVGIIVVGTLLISFLSTLYPSWRASRLDPAEALRYD, from the coding sequence ATGCCATACGAATCGTATATCAGCCTCCGTTACCTAAGGGCCAAGCGCAAGCAGGTTTTTGTCTCGGTCATTACGCTGATTTCCATCACCGGGATCTTCCTGGGGGTGGCGGCCCTCATCGTGGTCCTGGCGGTCATGAACGGCTTCGAGACGGACCTGCGCAACAAGATCCTGGGCATCAATTCCCACGCCGTCATCATGCAGTATACAGGCCCGATGCAGAATTACCGGACCGTCCAGGAGGCCGTCAATTCCACTCCCGGCGTGGTGGCCTCGACGCCCTTCATCTACAGCCAGGCCATGCTGAAGAACGGGGACGGCATAAGCGGCGTGGTCCTCCGGGGGCTCTCCCCGGAAGACGCCTTCCGCGTCATCAGCCTCGGGAAGATGAAGGAGGGAAGCGTCGAGGCCCTCCTCCCGGACCGCCGGAATGCGGCCGCGATTCCCAGGGACCGGGCGGACCTGCCCGGCATCCTCGTCGGCAAGGAGCTGGCCAAGCACCTGGGGCTCTATCTCTACGAAACCGTCAGCGTCATCTCGCCCATGGGCACATCCACCCCCATGGGGATGGTCCCGCGGATGAAACGGTTCCTCGTGGTGGGCATTTTCGAATCCGGTTTTTACGAATACGACTCCACCCTGGCCTATCTCTCCCTCAAGGACTGCCAGGCCTTTCTGGGGATGGATGACCGCGTTACGGGGGTCGAGGTCAAGGTGAAGGACATTTACCGAGCGGCGGAGATCGCCAAGAACATCGAGAAAAAACTCGGTTTTCCATACTGGGCACGCAACTGGATGGAAATGAACAAGAACCTCTTCGCGGCGCTCCGGCTGGAGAAGAAGGTGATGTTCATCATCCTGAGCCTGATCGTTCTCGTGGCGACCTTCAACATCATCACGACGCTCATCATGGTCGTCATGGAAAAGAATAAGGATATCGCCATCCTGAAATCGATGGGGGCCACCTCACGGAGCATCATGAAGATCTTCATCCTCCAGGGGGTGACCATCGGCTTCATCGGCACGATTCTGGGGTGCGCCGGAGGGCTTCTCCTGGCATGGAACATCGAACCCGTGTCCTCCTTCATCGAGCGCTTATTCGGATTCAAGATACTGCCCGGCGAAGTCTACTATCTCAGCGAGCTTCCGTCCCGGGTCAATTATTCGGATGTGGGTATTATCGTAGTCGGGACGCTCCTGATCTCGTTCCTGTCCACCCTGTACCCCTCGTGGCGGGCATCCCGGCTGGATCCGGCAGAGGCCCTCCGTTACGACTGA
- a CDS encoding ABC transporter ATP-binding protein → MIEVRNLEKTFIKNGQRIEVLKEMDLVIPGGESLAILGVSGAGKSTLMHILGTLDHPTAGKVLFDGADVFSWNEKELASFRNRRIGFVFQFHNLLPEFTSLENTMMPALISGLSQKEARKRAESILMDVGLGDRMAHKPGELSGGEQQRVAVARAVIMEPEVILADEPTGNLDTETGRKVEDLLMNLNRQRNITLVVVTHNRSLAKRMSRSVGLKDGKVLQHDENSI, encoded by the coding sequence ATGATCGAAGTCAGGAACCTGGAAAAGACATTCATCAAAAACGGGCAGAGGATCGAGGTCCTCAAGGAGATGGATCTGGTCATCCCCGGAGGGGAGTCCCTGGCCATCCTGGGGGTCTCCGGGGCGGGGAAGAGCACCCTGATGCACATCCTGGGAACCCTCGACCATCCGACGGCGGGCAAGGTCCTCTTCGACGGGGCGGACGTCTTCTCCTGGAACGAAAAGGAACTGGCGTCCTTCCGCAACCGGAGGATCGGCTTCGTGTTCCAGTTCCACAACCTGCTGCCGGAGTTCACAAGCCTCGAAAACACGATGATGCCTGCCCTCATCTCCGGCCTATCCCAAAAGGAGGCCCGGAAGCGGGCTGAATCAATCTTGATGGATGTGGGACTTGGTGATAGGATGGCGCACAAGCCGGGAGAGCTTTCGGGCGGCGAACAGCAGCGGGTGGCCGTGGCCCGAGCGGTCATCATGGAACCGGAGGTCATCCTGGCTGACGAACCCACCGGAAACCTCGACACGGAAACGGGACGGAAGGTCGAGGATCTGCTGATGAATCTGAATCGTCAACGAAACATAACCCTGGTCGTGGTGACCCATAACCGGTCCCTGGCGAAACGGATGTCCCGAAGCGTTGGCCTGAAGGACGGAAAGGTGCTCCAGCATGACGAAAACTCGATCTGA
- the epmA gene encoding EF-P lysine aminoacylase EpmA, with protein MEQEESWLLAGRRRALDIRARMIEALRRFFLERDYLEVETPARIPAPAPETHIEPVPSGDWFLHPSPELCMKRLLAAGYPRIFQICRCFRAGERGDRHLPEFTMLEWYRRGIDSRELMDECEALVRSVAEDLGMGDVLSCRGKPFRLSAPWPRLSVRDAFAAHASISPEEALRQERFEEVLAFEVEPLLGRETPLFLHSYPMAHASLARADRDDPSVAERFELYMAGMELANGFAELTDPVEQRRRFDEARAEVERRVGTAPPQPERFLRALERMPEASGIALGVDRLAMVFCDAATIDEVVAFPPEIL; from the coding sequence GTGGAGCAAGAAGAATCCTGGCTCCTGGCCGGACGGCGGAGGGCCCTTGATATCCGGGCGCGGATGATCGAGGCTCTCCGCCGTTTCTTTCTGGAACGGGACTATCTGGAAGTGGAAACTCCCGCCCGGATCCCGGCCCCCGCGCCGGAGACCCACATCGAACCCGTCCCGAGCGGGGACTGGTTCCTTCACCCCTCTCCCGAACTTTGCATGAAGCGGCTCCTGGCCGCCGGGTATCCCCGGATCTTCCAGATCTGCCGATGCTTTCGCGCTGGCGAGAGGGGGGACCGCCATCTGCCCGAATTCACCATGCTGGAGTGGTACCGGCGGGGCATCGATTCCCGGGAGCTGATGGACGAGTGCGAGGCCCTTGTCCGCTCCGTGGCGGAGGACCTCGGGATGGGCGACGTTCTTTCCTGCCGGGGGAAACCATTCAGGCTTTCGGCTCCCTGGCCGAGGCTTTCCGTCCGGGATGCCTTTGCCGCTCATGCCTCGATTTCTCCCGAAGAGGCCCTCCGGCAGGAGCGCTTCGAAGAGGTTCTGGCCTTCGAGGTGGAGCCTCTCCTGGGCCGTGAAACCCCCCTGTTTCTCCACTCTTACCCGATGGCGCATGCATCCCTGGCGAGAGCGGACCGGGACGATCCGTCCGTGGCGGAGCGTTTTGAGCTCTACATGGCGGGGATGGAACTGGCCAACGGATTTGCCGAGCTGACGGATCCCGTGGAGCAGCGGCGCCGTTTCGACGAGGCCCGGGCGGAGGTGGAGCGCCGGGTCGGAACCGCTCCCCCCCAGCCGGAGCGGTTTCTCCGGGCGCTGGAAAGGATGCCCGAGGCGTCGGGAATCGCCCTCGGGGTCGACCGGCTGGCCATGGTTTTCTGTGATGCCGCGACCATCGACGAGGTCGTGGCCTTCCCTCCGGAAATCCTTTGA
- a CDS encoding KamA family radical SAM protein produces the protein MESALFREDVPVSDWSDWRWQLARSALQRDGLARILGRETVAGPAWERLLRLYPCRIPPYYMSLLRLGDAGDPLARQAFPDPRELEDRSGEDPDPLDEEKHMPVPGLIRRYGNRCLLLAAERCALHCRHCNRKRLWGRPASGSRLSRLRRALEWIARTPAIREVILSGGDPLTSDDGELDWLLGSLRAIPHVEVLRLGSRVPVVLPMRITGDLCRILQRHRPLWLNTQFNHPLEITEESAAACDRILTCGIPVSSQSVLLKGVNDRCEVLRDLFEGLQRISVRPYYLFHCDAVKGTGHFRTSTAAGMEIMDRLWRDLSGLCLPRYVQDLPGEGGKVLLHRPTAGLRPEP, from the coding sequence TTGGAATCAGCATTATTCCGGGAGGATGTTCCTGTCTCGGACTGGTCGGACTGGCGCTGGCAGCTGGCCCGGTCGGCCCTTCAACGGGACGGGCTGGCCCGGATCCTGGGCAGGGAGACCGTGGCGGGACCTGCATGGGAACGTCTGCTGCGACTTTATCCCTGCCGGATCCCTCCTTATTATATGTCTCTCCTGCGTCTCGGCGACGCCGGGGATCCCCTGGCCCGGCAGGCCTTTCCGGACCCCCGGGAACTGGAAGACCGGTCCGGGGAAGATCCGGATCCCCTGGACGAGGAAAAACACATGCCCGTGCCGGGGCTCATCCGCCGCTACGGGAACCGCTGCCTCCTCCTGGCGGCGGAGCGCTGCGCCCTGCACTGCCGCCACTGCAACCGAAAGCGGCTCTGGGGCCGCCCTGCATCCGGGAGCCGGTTGTCCCGCCTGCGCCGTGCTCTGGAGTGGATCGCCCGGACTCCGGCGATCCGGGAGGTCATCCTCTCGGGAGGAGATCCCCTGACCAGTGACGATGGAGAGCTGGACTGGCTCCTGGGCTCGCTGCGGGCGATCCCGCACGTGGAGGTCCTTCGCCTGGGCAGTCGTGTGCCCGTCGTCCTGCCCATGCGGATCACCGGGGACCTCTGCCGGATCCTCCAGCGCCACCGCCCTCTCTGGCTCAATACCCAGTTCAACCACCCACTTGAAATCACAGAAGAATCGGCAGCCGCATGCGACAGGATCCTCACCTGCGGCATCCCCGTCTCCAGCCAGTCGGTTCTCCTCAAGGGAGTCAACGACCGCTGCGAGGTCCTCCGGGATCTTTTCGAGGGTCTCCAGCGCATCTCCGTTCGCCCCTATTACCTCTTCCACTGCGATGCAGTGAAGGGAACGGGCCACTTCCGGACCTCCACGGCGGCAGGCATGGAGATCATGGACCGGCTCTGGAGGGACCTGTCGGGTCTCTGCCTGCCCCGATACGTGCAGGACCTCCCCGGCGAGGGGGGCAAGGTTCTCCTCCATCGGCCGACGGCCGGCCTCCGCCCGGAGCCGTAA
- the bamA gene encoding outer membrane protein assembly factor BamA gives MTKTRSDFVRCILGFFIAVSLFCNPHPVAAQETKTIALLPFEVFSGTQRDLLQESIFSALYADLARTRGIRPVDRDTILKRVAGMPLNEETALAAAKDTGALYAILGSVSEFGELISVDAKIIDVQKGQAFPGVFAQGRGLEGIPAMVSRLRGDLLLRIGEVQRIARVDFKGNQKIESSAIAQVMKSAKGNVYSEADLSGDIKAIYGMGYFDDVKVEVSSTPEGTVITFHIVEKALISQIQFTGNKAIDKDELLSNMSVKTRQVLNAEKLAADIAKIKTLYEGKGYYNAEITYKVEKAGEKDTRIVVTVQENKKIYVEKISFEGNRTFTDKELKKQMKTTEWGILHVFTDSGLLKKDELRQDVARISAFYLNSGFIQAQVADPVITHDAKGIYIKIPINEGKRFRVGTVAIAGDPLDVTRQKLMDRLEIKKKEFYDRSAIIRDIDTLTKAANDEGFAYADVQPQTDIREKDLSVDVTYRIHKGILVYFNRITFTGNTKTRDKVMRRLLSIVEGDLYNSTNLKNSYTALERTRYFEEINFQTEKGPAENLTDVRIHVKEKATGMFSIGAGYSGQDHLAFVAEISQQNFLGRGQTLKLKTSFSSTKTWFELQFIEPWLFDLPLFSNWNAWHSEKEWDYYNVNSTGGGFTLGYPLWEFFSGSFGFTYSIDTIKDINVYAPQYIQAYAGEYRTGIVSVGLNRDTSDDNFFPTRGSRNGVSVGYASKLLGGTTSYVKAVVQSQWFFGLPLDTVFSVRGRAGYLAPSEGESIPLFERFTLGGMNSLRGLKDVGPKDATGYYVIGGTTFLCFNVEYLFPLVKEAGIKGVVFYDTGNAWDTYSFGSDFRHTTGAGIRWYSPLGPLRLEWGYVLDAKEGESASRWEFAIGMFM, from the coding sequence ATGACGAAAACTCGATCTGACTTCGTCCGATGCATTCTCGGATTCTTCATCGCTGTCTCCCTCTTTTGCAATCCGCACCCTGTCGCCGCGCAGGAAACCAAAACCATCGCGCTGCTTCCCTTTGAGGTCTTCAGCGGAACACAGCGGGACCTCCTCCAGGAATCCATCTTCAGCGCCCTGTACGCCGATCTGGCCAGAACCAGGGGCATCCGGCCCGTGGACAGGGATACGATTCTCAAACGGGTGGCAGGCATGCCGCTGAACGAGGAAACGGCCCTGGCGGCCGCAAAAGATACGGGGGCACTGTACGCCATCCTGGGCAGCGTGTCCGAGTTCGGCGAGCTCATCAGCGTGGATGCGAAAATCATCGATGTGCAGAAAGGGCAGGCCTTTCCGGGTGTTTTCGCCCAGGGGCGGGGATTGGAGGGTATTCCCGCCATGGTCTCCCGGCTCAGGGGAGATCTCCTGCTCCGGATTGGAGAAGTACAGCGGATCGCCCGGGTAGACTTCAAGGGCAACCAGAAAATCGAAAGCAGCGCCATCGCCCAGGTCATGAAAAGCGCCAAGGGCAACGTCTACTCCGAGGCCGATCTGTCCGGAGACATCAAGGCGATTTACGGGATGGGGTATTTCGATGACGTGAAGGTCGAGGTCTCCTCGACTCCGGAAGGAACGGTCATCACGTTCCACATTGTGGAAAAGGCACTCATTTCGCAGATCCAGTTCACGGGGAACAAGGCCATCGATAAAGATGAACTCCTCTCGAACATGAGCGTAAAGACGAGGCAGGTCCTCAACGCGGAAAAGCTGGCCGCCGATATCGCCAAGATCAAAACCCTCTATGAGGGGAAAGGCTACTACAACGCCGAGATCACGTATAAAGTTGAAAAAGCGGGAGAAAAAGACACCCGCATTGTTGTGACCGTCCAGGAAAACAAGAAGATCTACGTGGAGAAGATTTCCTTCGAGGGGAACCGGACCTTCACGGACAAAGAACTCAAGAAACAGATGAAGACTACCGAGTGGGGCATCCTCCACGTCTTTACCGATTCGGGTCTTCTCAAGAAGGACGAACTCCGGCAGGACGTCGCCCGGATCAGTGCCTTCTACCTGAACAGCGGATTCATCCAGGCCCAGGTGGCGGACCCGGTTATCACCCATGACGCCAAGGGCATCTACATCAAGATCCCCATCAACGAGGGAAAGCGCTTTCGCGTGGGAACCGTCGCAATCGCGGGCGACCCCCTCGACGTCACCCGCCAGAAGCTGATGGATAGGCTGGAGATCAAAAAGAAAGAGTTCTACGACCGATCGGCCATCATCAGGGATATCGACACGCTGACCAAGGCCGCCAACGACGAGGGGTTCGCCTATGCTGACGTGCAACCCCAGACGGACATCCGGGAGAAAGATCTGTCCGTGGACGTGACCTACAGGATCCACAAGGGGATCCTGGTCTACTTCAACCGCATCACCTTCACGGGAAACACGAAGACCCGGGACAAGGTCATGCGCCGGCTCCTGTCCATCGTCGAGGGGGACCTCTACAACAGCACGAACCTGAAGAACAGCTATACCGCCCTGGAGCGGACCCGCTACTTCGAGGAAATCAATTTCCAGACAGAAAAAGGGCCCGCGGAGAATCTGACGGACGTCCGCATCCACGTGAAGGAGAAGGCAACGGGAATGTTCAGCATCGGAGCCGGCTACAGCGGCCAGGACCACCTGGCTTTCGTGGCGGAGATCTCCCAGCAGAACTTCCTCGGCCGGGGACAGACCCTGAAGTTAAAAACCAGCTTTTCCAGCACCAAGACCTGGTTCGAGCTGCAGTTCATCGAGCCCTGGCTCTTCGACCTGCCCCTCTTCAGCAACTGGAACGCCTGGCATTCTGAGAAGGAGTGGGATTACTACAACGTGAATTCAACGGGCGGGGGATTCACCCTGGGATATCCCCTCTGGGAATTCTTCAGCGGCAGTTTCGGCTTCACGTATTCGATCGATACCATAAAGGATATCAACGTGTACGCGCCCCAGTACATCCAGGCTTACGCGGGAGAATACCGGACAGGCATCGTCAGTGTCGGCCTCAACCGGGACACGTCGGATGACAACTTTTTCCCGACCCGGGGTTCCCGCAACGGTGTTTCCGTCGGCTACGCAAGCAAACTCCTGGGAGGAACGACAAGTTACGTCAAGGCCGTGGTACAGTCGCAGTGGTTTTTCGGCCTTCCCCTGGACACGGTCTTCAGCGTCCGGGGACGGGCCGGTTACCTGGCTCCGAGCGAAGGGGAGAGCATTCCCCTGTTCGAGCGGTTCACCCTGGGCGGGATGAACTCCCTGAGAGGTCTCAAGGACGTGGGACCAAAGGATGCGACGGGCTATTACGTCATCGGGGGAACAACGTTCCTCTGTTTCAATGTCGAGTACCTTTTCCCTCTCGTGAAGGAAGCCGGCATCAAGGGGGTCGTCTTCTACGACACCGGCAACGCCTGGGATACGTATTCCTTCGGGAGCGACTTCCGGCATACGACGGGAGCGGGAATCCGCTGGTATTCGCCGCTGGGTCCCCTGCGCCTTGAGTGGGGCTATGTGCTTGACGCCAAGGAAGGCGAATCCGCGTCGCGATGGGAGTTTGCCATCGGCATGTTCATGTAG
- a CDS encoding energy transducer TonB gives MTATGLFRQHGGSSLNRMILLSGFLHSLVFVLMIALGPLSSPTRLTFGPVHSVSLVSMADITPKSSGPDLTREVLRTVPPAQPKILQKEPVILPRKKTEPAKQKAALDRRIEELRKKVEQSERAEASRPAMSTRFSTSGQMSEADLNNRMGIYYAVLWNRIRSQWALPADLTKGKALEAVVLVRILRSGEIAELDFEKRSGNRYFDDSTMKAVQKASPFPPLPEWIPDRVVEIGIRFHSSELKR, from the coding sequence ATGACAGCCACAGGGCTCTTCCGGCAGCATGGGGGGAGCAGCCTGAACCGCATGATCCTCCTGTCCGGATTCCTGCACTCTCTCGTCTTTGTTCTCATGATTGCCCTCGGTCCCCTGTCTTCCCCCACGCGGCTCACCTTCGGCCCGGTCCACTCCGTTTCCCTGGTCAGCATGGCGGACATCACGCCCAAGTCCTCCGGGCCCGATCTCACCCGGGAGGTCCTGCGCACGGTTCCGCCCGCCCAACCGAAAATCCTGCAGAAGGAACCGGTCATCCTTCCCAGGAAGAAGACAGAGCCGGCGAAGCAGAAGGCGGCCCTGGACCGCAGGATCGAAGAGCTTCGCAAAAAAGTCGAGCAATCGGAGCGTGCGGAGGCGTCCCGCCCGGCCATGTCGACCCGCTTCTCAACTTCCGGGCAGATGTCCGAGGCCGACCTGAACAACCGCATGGGGATCTACTATGCCGTTCTCTGGAACCGGATCCGCAGCCAGTGGGCGCTCCCGGCCGATCTGACGAAAGGGAAGGCCCTGGAGGCGGTGGTCCTGGTCCGCATTCTCCGCAGCGGGGAGATTGCCGAACTGGACTTTGAAAAGCGCTCCGGAAACCGGTATTTCGATGATTCAACCATGAAGGCGGTGCAAAAGGCATCCCCGTTCCCCCCCCTGCCGGAGTGGATTCCCGACCGGGTAGTCGAGATCGGGATCCGATTTCATTCGTCCGAGCTGAAAAGGTGA
- the efp gene encoding elongation factor P, whose product MYTASDLRKGLRIKIDGDPYVITEFNFVKPGKGQALYRCKLKNMITGSQFERTFRSVDMFDPADLQVKTMQYLYMEEGKYCFMDTTTFEQVFVTEDQVGEAKNFLLENVEAEVLFFEDRPLGVTLPNSVDLVVTKADPWIKGDTVSGNAKPVTVETGYVVLVPSFIEEGEKIRIDTRSGEYLTRVKD is encoded by the coding sequence ATGTATACGGCCAGCGACCTGCGGAAGGGGCTCCGGATCAAGATCGACGGCGATCCCTATGTCATCACTGAATTTAATTTCGTGAAGCCCGGGAAGGGACAGGCTCTCTACCGGTGCAAACTCAAGAACATGATCACCGGAAGCCAGTTCGAGCGGACGTTCCGGTCGGTGGACATGTTCGATCCGGCGGATCTCCAGGTAAAGACGATGCAGTACCTCTACATGGAGGAGGGCAAGTACTGCTTCATGGACACGACCACCTTCGAGCAGGTATTCGTCACGGAGGACCAGGTGGGTGAGGCGAAGAACTTCCTCCTGGAAAACGTGGAGGCGGAAGTCCTTTTCTTCGAGGACCGGCCCCTGGGGGTGACGCTGCCCAACTCGGTGGACCTGGTGGTGACCAAGGCGGACCCCTGGATCAAGGGCGACACGGTGTCGGGAAACGCGAAGCCCGTCACCGTCGAGACGGGTTACGTGGTCCTGGTCCCCTCCTTCATCGAGGAAGGGGAAAAGATCCGCATCGACACGCGCTCGGGGGAGTACCTCACCCGGGTGAAAGACTGA
- a CDS encoding biopolymer transporter ExbD, translating into MNRFRRTASDHKPMAEINVTPLVDVVLVLLIIFMVTAPMLQMGIDVNLPQVKAKSVDVTEEKLVLTIRSNQEIVINRTRVPLPELSDKLEAIFANRIDRDLYLRADKTVPYGFVVQVMAAVRKGGVDKLGMITEPPEEER; encoded by the coding sequence ATGAACCGTTTCCGCAGGACCGCATCGGACCACAAGCCCATGGCGGAGATCAACGTGACGCCGCTGGTGGACGTAGTCCTGGTGCTTCTCATCATCTTCATGGTGACGGCCCCGATGCTCCAGATGGGCATTGATGTGAACCTTCCCCAGGTGAAGGCGAAGAGCGTCGATGTGACGGAGGAAAAACTCGTCCTGACCATCCGGAGCAACCAGGAGATCGTGATCAACCGGACCCGGGTGCCCCTGCCGGAGCTCAGTGACAAGCTCGAGGCCATCTTTGCCAACCGGATCGACCGGGACCTCTATCTGAGGGCGGACAAGACGGTGCCCTATGGATTCGTGGTCCAGGTCATGGCGGCGGTGCGAAAGGGCGGCGTCGACAAACTCGGCATGATCACGGAACCCCCGGAGGAGGAGCGATGA